Proteins from a single region of Hordeum vulgare subsp. vulgare chromosome 6H, MorexV3_pseudomolecules_assembly, whole genome shotgun sequence:
- the LOC123401040 gene encoding V-type proton ATPase subunit B 2, which translates to MDLAKDGAEMEEGTLEIGMEYRTVSGVAGPLVILDKVKGPKYQEIVNIRLGDGTTRRGQVLEVDGEKAVVQVFEGTSGIDNKYTTVQFTGEVLKTPVSLDMLGRIFNGSGKPIDNGPPILPEAYLDISGSSINPSERTYPEEMIQTGISTIDVMNSIARGQKIPLFSAAGLPHNEIAAQICRQAGLVKRLEQSKHAAEGGEEDNFAIVFAAMGVNMETAQFFKRDFEENGSMERVTLFLNLANDPTIERIITPRIALTTAEYLAYECGKHVLVILTDMSSYADALREVSAAREEVPGRRGYPGYMYTDLATIYERAGRIEGRKGSITQIPILTMPNDDITHPTPDLTGYITEGQIYIDRQLHNRQIYPPINVLPSLSRLMKSAIGEGMTRRDHSDVSNQLYANYAIGKDVQAMKAVVGEEALSSEDLLYLEFLDKFERKFVAQGAYDTRNIFQSLDLAWTLLRIFPRELLHRIPAKTLDQFYSRDATH; encoded by the exons GGCCCAAAGTATCAGGAGATTGTGAACATCCGATTGGGAGATGGCACCACTCGTCGTGGTCAAGTCCTCGAAGTTGATGGTGAAAAAGCTGTTGTGCAG GTCTTTGAAGGTACTTCCGGGATAGACAACAAGTATACTACTGTGCAGTTTACAGGCGAG GTTTTGAAAACTCCTGTCTCACTTGATATGCTTGGCCGCATTTTTAATGGTTCTGGAAAACCTATTGATAATGGTCCCCCTATATTGCCCGAGGCTTATTTGGATATTTCTG GAAGTTCTATCAACCCAAGTGAGAGAACCTATCCAGAAGAGATGATTCAAACAGGAATATCCACCATTGATGTCATGAACTCGATTGCTCGAGGGCAAAAAATTCCTCTTTTCTCTGCTGCTGGACTCCCTCATAATGAAATTGCTGCTCAAATTTGTCGTCAAGCTGGTCTTGTTAAAAGGTTGGAGCAAAGCAAGCACGCAGCAGAG GGCGGTGAAGAAGACAATTTTGCAATTGTGTTTGCTGCTATGGGAGTAAACATGGAAACGGCACAATTTTTCAAGCGTGACTTCGAAGAAAATGGTTCGATGGAGCGGGTCACCCTTTTCCTGAATTTG GCAAATGACCCCACTATTGAGCGTATTATCACTCCTCGAATTGCCCTAACAACTGCTGAATATTTGGCATATGAATGTGGGAAGCATGTTCTTGTCATTCTGACAGATATGAGCTCATACGCCGATGCACTTCGCGAG GTCTCCGCAGCACGAGAAGAGGTGCCTGGTAGGCGTGGTTATCCTGGGTATATGTATACTGATCTGGCCACCATATATGAGCGAGCTGGACGTATCGAGGGAAGAAAGGGGTCAATTACCCAAATTCCTATCCTTACAATGCCTAATGATG ATATCACTCATCCAACTCCTGATCTTACGGGATACATTACCGAAGGTCAGATATATATTGACAGACAGCTTCATAATAGACAG ATATACCCACCCATCAACGTCCTGCCATCTCTTTCTCGTCTGATGAAG AGTGCTATTGGTGAAGGTATGACACGCCGGGATCATTCAGATGTGTCCAATCAG CTGTATGCCAACTACGCCATTGGGAAGGATGTTCAAGCCATGAAAGCAGTTGTAGGAGAGGAGGCTCTTTCATCCGAGGACCTG CTCTATTTAGAATTCCTGGACAAGTTCGAGAGGAAATTTGTAGCACAAGGAGCATATGATACTCGGAACATTTTTCAGTCACTTGATCTGGCATGGACTTTGCTACGTATATTCCCCCGTGAACTTCTGCACCGTATTCCTGCGAAGACCTTGGATCAATTCTACAGCAGAGATGCCACCCATTGA